One Dermacentor silvarum isolate Dsil-2018 chromosome 10, BIME_Dsil_1.4, whole genome shotgun sequence genomic window carries:
- the LOC125940900 gene encoding uncharacterized protein LOC125940900: MQYAGRDDLLSKPASLLYATYRVCSDHFTAESFMDPGHTRLTRMVVPSVQPIAPCSLSIASSSDWDMTAEAALQGSAAEASKSGSHTLKCPEEQGGSSHVAGEGVPADCVLLEETLGSRSVVTKGTCVTGCSQDCSDSSVRGTEPASQDSPEDVSSNSSTPECPTANGDYAVIAAVFNVQFYV, from the exons atgcagtatgccggacgagatgatctcctgagtaagccggccagcctattgtacgcaacgtacagggtttgcagcgaccattttactgctgaaagtttcatggaccctgggcacacaaggcttacaagaatggttgttcccagtgtgcaaccaattgcaccat gttctctgagcatcgcttcaagtagtgactgggacatgactgcagaagccgcactgcaag ggtctgcggcagaggcttcgaaaagcggctcccacacattgaagtgccccgaggagcagg gtggcagctcccatgtagctggtgaaggagttcctgctgactgcgtcttgctggaggaaaccttgggcagtcgctcagttgtcacaaagggaacatgtgtgactg gctgctcgcaagattgttccgacagcagtgtccgaggtactgaaccagcttcacaagactctccagaagatgtgtcctccaacagctccacgcctgagtgccctacagcaaatggtgattatgctgttattgcagctgttttcaatgtgcaattttatgtttag